In the Marispirochaeta aestuarii genome, TCCCTGGTCAAAAGATCACGGGTACATGCCCGGGAAACCCTGCTCACGGAGGTCCGAGGGGTATATCGCCTGAATACCGTCGAACTGGTTCATAAAACGGTATTCCCCTACGACTTTATGCCCCCCGACCCCGACTGGTGGCAGGTATTCCATGCCGCCGAGGTGGGGGAACCGGATCCGAAAGAACAGGAGCTTCTCGAATTTTACCGTTTCTGCGAAAGTATCGGGATTGATCTCCTGTCCCGGGATCCGGGCTTCGCGGTTGTTACCCTGGTTGCCAGGGCCGGTTTTGAGCTTGAGGGCTTTCCCCTGGAGGAGAACCTTCTGTGGAACGAGTCCCGCCTGGTGATTCGCCTGCCGGAACCGGAGATAACCGAGATTATTGTCCAGGACCCGGCCACCGGACGGTATCCCTATCCGGGGCTCGAGATCAGCCCGGAAAACTGGAAGCGTCTCACCGAATATATTACCCTGCGGATCGACTCTTTTACCGATGAAAAGGAACTCATCCGCCGGGCCCGCCAGCGGGGAGAGGAGTTTATCCGGCGGCTTGCGGAACCCCGGGGATTCTCATACATCGAATTCGACTATTCGGAATAACGGACCAGAATCTGTTCCGCCGCTTCCCTGAACTCGGCAAAGGCATCCTCGAGGCCCATGACATTCAGTGCACAGGCATCGCTTTTATTCTCTTTCGCGGCCTTTTCAAGTTCAAAGGCCCTGTTCCCCAGCCTTTTTGCCATAAGATTCCAGGAACTCCCCTTGATGGAATGGGCATCCGCCGAGATCTGTTCAAAGTTTTCCGTCTTCAAGTCGCTTTTGATCTGGGAAATCTGACGCTCCACCTTGGGCAGAAAACCCTCCAGGACCTTGATGACAACCTCGGTCTGCCCCATAAAAGTGGAAACCGCTTCGTCGAAGGAAAATACTTCCTGATCGATCTCGATACGCTCTTTCTGCTCTTCCCTCGTCCCGGGACTGCGGTCTTTCCGGGCAACCATGCTGCCCATGGCCCATTTGTCCAGCACAGGCATAAGATCATTCTTTTTAAAAGGTTTGGTCAGGAAATCATCCATACCGGCTTCAAAACACTTTTCCTGCTCGCCTTTGATCGCCGAAGCGGTAACGGCGATGATGGGTGTTTCTATCCCGGCTTTGCGGATTTCTCTGGTTGCCTCATAACCGTTCATCTCAGGCATCTGCACATCCATGAAAATCAGGTCAAAGGAATCCTGCTCCGCGAAGGCCACCGCCTCCTTTCCGTTGGAAGCGACACTGACGGTATAACCATCGTTCTCCAGAATCGTCCGGAAAAGGATCTGATTAACCTCATGGTCCTCGGCTACCAGGATCTTTCCTTTTTCCACGGTAAGGGCCGACTCGAGCTCTTCCGCGAGTTCCAGGGATTCGATGGACTCCAGTTCCACTTCCTCATTCACAATCCTGAAGAGAAGCTCAAAAAGCTGGTTCTTTTTGATAGGCTTGTTCAGATAGCCGTCAAACCACTTCAGGAGCTTCATCTTGGCCTCTTCACCGCTCTTGCCGGCGGGGCTCATAAGAACAAGCTTGGTGGTATTGATCTGTTTGTCGGAGTTTATCTCGCTGGCAAGCTGCCAGCCGTCCATCCCGGGCATGATCTGGTCGACCAGGGCGATGGAAAAGGGCCGTTTCTCCACCTGGCGCTGCCGAAGCAGAGCCAGACCTTCCTCGCCGCTGCCAACCTCCTCCACCAGACAGCCCCAACCCTTCAGGTAACTGCAGAGAATCTCCCGGGAACTCATACTGTCGTCGCAGACCAGGGCACGGATTCCCTCGAAAAATTCCCCCGTAAGGTTGCGATAGAGACTCTCTTCCTCCTGTTTTGCCAGAATACAGGTAAAACGGAAAATCGACCCCCGCCCCTCTTCGCTCTCCACACTTATCTCCCCTCCCATCATGGAAACGAGATTTCGGGAAATGGAAAGCCCCAGACCGGTCCCCCCGTATTTTCGGGTAGTGGAGGAATCGACCTGACTGAAGACCTTGAACAGCCTGTCCCGCTTGTCTTCGGGAATCCCTATCCCGGTGTCCTTTACCTGAAAAAGCAGAGTCGCCTCCTGGTCATTCTCCTCCATAAGGGAAACACTGACAATAATTTCTCCCTGATGAGTAAACTTGACGGCGTTGTTGAAGAGATTGACGATAATCTGACGCAGGCGGACGGGATCGCCGGTAAGAAGATAGGGCACATTCTGTTCAAAGAAAACCGCCACCTCCAGTCCCTTTTTATGGGCCTCCATGGAAACCAGCTTGACTGAATCTTCCACCAGGTCGTGCAGATTGAAATCGATGGATTCAAGCTTAAGGTGCCCCGCTTCAATCTTGGAAAAATCCAGGATATCGTTGATCAGACCCTGAAGAACATCCGCGGAATACTGGACCTGCGTGGCATACTCCTGCTGTTCTTCATCCAGGGAGGTATCCAGCAGCAGCTCGGACATGCCGGTGATGGTGTGGATGGGAGTCCTGATTTCGTGACTCATGTTGGCAAGAAAATCAGACTTGATCTGAGCAGCCTTTCGCGCTTCGGCGCTTTCAAGCTGGAGGCGCAGGGCAGCCTCTTTCTCCTTTGAGACCTCGGATATTACGGCCATGGGAAAGCTTCCCTTCCGGTCCGGATGGGGTATAAGCGCCCATTGAATACTGCACCAGCCTACCCCGAATCCTGAACGATCGTAGCGTAAATCGATACTGCGATTCCCGCCGGAATCCTGGAGAAAGGCTTCAAAGCTCTTTTTTAACAGTTCCTTG is a window encoding:
- a CDS encoding DUF4230 domain-containing protein, with the protein product MKRIRRLIFLLLLALILAGGAFLFYRFDPFDWDLSLVKRSRVHARETLLTEVRGVYRLNTVELVHKTVFPYDFMPPDPDWWQVFHAAEVGEPDPKEQELLEFYRFCESIGIDLLSRDPGFAVVTLVARAGFELEGFPLEENLLWNESRLVIRLPEPEITEIIVQDPATGRYPYPGLEISPENWKRLTEYITLRIDSFTDEKELIRRARQRGEEFIRRLAEPRGFSYIEFDYSE
- a CDS encoding response regulator, with protein sequence MTPSICQAVFDNVSVGLALLSRDLRVLEANRVFLSMLGRPGIDNDLYLTEIVVPEDKELLKKSFEAFLQDSGGNRSIDLRYDRSGFGVGWCSIQWALIPHPDRKGSFPMAVISEVSKEKEAALRLQLESAEARKAAQIKSDFLANMSHEIRTPIHTITGMSELLLDTSLDEEQQEYATQVQYSADVLQGLINDILDFSKIEAGHLKLESIDFNLHDLVEDSVKLVSMEAHKKGLEVAVFFEQNVPYLLTGDPVRLRQIIVNLFNNAVKFTHQGEIIVSVSLMEENDQEATLLFQVKDTGIGIPEDKRDRLFKVFSQVDSSTTRKYGGTGLGLSISRNLVSMMGGEISVESEEGRGSIFRFTCILAKQEEESLYRNLTGEFFEGIRALVCDDSMSSREILCSYLKGWGCLVEEVGSGEEGLALLRQRQVEKRPFSIALVDQIMPGMDGWQLASEINSDKQINTTKLVLMSPAGKSGEEAKMKLLKWFDGYLNKPIKKNQLFELLFRIVNEEVELESIESLELAEELESALTVEKGKILVAEDHEVNQILFRTILENDGYTVSVASNGKEAVAFAEQDSFDLIFMDVQMPEMNGYEATREIRKAGIETPIIAVTASAIKGEQEKCFEAGMDDFLTKPFKKNDLMPVLDKWAMGSMVARKDRSPGTREEQKERIEIDQEVFSFDEAVSTFMGQTEVVIKVLEGFLPKVERQISQIKSDLKTENFEQISADAHSIKGSSWNLMAKRLGNRAFELEKAAKENKSDACALNVMGLEDAFAEFREAAEQILVRYSE